The Methanomassiliicoccales archaeon DNA segment GGCAATATTGCGGTAACCACTGAAGGATTGAAGATGAACTCCGAAGAAAGGGAATATGAGAGCATTTTTAATGAATTGAAAAAGTTATGTAGGCCTGAAGCAGCAGAAGGCATGGCGCGATTTGGTATCAAATCAACCAACGTCTACGGCGTCTCAATTCCAAATCTGAGGAGAATGGCAAGAAAAATCGGAAGAAATCATTCTCTTGCCCAGCCACTGTGGTCCTCAGCGATCCATGAAGCGCGCATACTTGCGAGCATGATTGACGATCCAGATCAAGTGACAGAAAAGCAAATGGATTGCTGGATCAAGGATTTTGATTCTTGGGATCTCTGTGATCAATGTTGCATGAATTTGTTTAGAAAAACAAGTGTAGCGTGGAAGAAGGCGATTGAATGGGCAGAAGAACGCACGGGGGAATTCGAAAGGCACGCTGGGTTCGCCCTGATGGCGTGCCTAGCGTGGTACGATAAGGAATCATCTGACGAGGACTTCTTGAGTTTTCTAACCGTAATAGAACAGGGAGCGGATGACGAGAGAAATTATGTCAAGAAAGCAGTTAACTGGGCGCTGAGGAATATAGGAAAGCGAAATCAGTATTTGAATAGGCGAGCGATTGAAACCGCGGCAAAAATCGCGAAAACAGATTCAAGAAGTGCTAAATGGATCGCTGCGGATGCGATTCGAGAATTGACAAGCGATGCTGTAAAAGGACGACTTGATATGATTCGCGACGCTGAAGAAGTTAGCCGATAAGATCTACACAAATCCATTTCCCGTTTATATTCTCATGTTGTTGATCTTGATTACATGTTTCTTGGTAAATTTGCTTTGCACATTATTTCTTCGAATTAACGCATTTCGATTAGATTCGATTACGCAGGATTGGCGGATGGACGATGCTTATCGTATTGAATTCTCAATCCAGATACATCCAATCTAAAAGAAATTCTTGACGGCGATGAGCATATTGCAGTAAGTGCCAAACGCCACTTCAAAGTTCAACATACTCTATTGTGTTCATTCTGTGAATTTATCTGGCGAGTCCAATACCAACGAATGCTAGCGCTCATTGTAGATGCTTAAAACGAGCACTTTTTCGAAGAAAAAAAATTATCAAAGCAATTATCATGTGATAAAAAGAGAAGCTTACTTTGAAAATGAGTTCGATCGAAACTTCCTATATACTGCGTCTCGGAAAGGTTTATCGCAATTCTAGAGGACGGCACTAAGTCATAGAATTTGCATGAAAGAGTTGCATCCTTTCTTCGTCTCATTCTTTTTAGTTTGATTAGAAATAAAAGAGCTGTCCCATGCATTATGGCAGCAACCTGAGTGCAAAGCGACAAAGATTATATTGGTGTGTGAACACTCGAATACTGATGGAGTGGATATAATGAAGGTATTCAGTGTTGGGGATGCAAAGACTTTTCAAAATGTGCATGGAGTTGATGCAAGGAAGATCTATGACAGCGAACATGCTGAGGTGATACACATGGCACTCGCGCCGGGGCAGTCTCTAAAGAAACACACCACGCCCGTGGACGTATTCTTCTATATCCTTGAAGGCAAAGGCATAGTCGAAATCGGCGACGAAGCTGAAGAGGTAAAAAGGGACATGCTCATCGACAGTCCTAAGGGCATACCGCATCTTGTGCGGAATACTGGTGACAGTCTCCTCCGATTCCTAGTTATTAAGGTTCCGAAGCAAAAGGAGCCAACAAAGGTTCATCAATAGCCACATGTACTTCACCGCCGTTGCCGCCAAGAAGCATGAATACAAGCATCCTTCTGCGCAACTCATCTCAAGGTACGGCGCAACTGTCGTCCAATAAAACACGGAACCTCTTACCGAAATTCGCCACGAAACCTGGTTCTCAGATGTCCTCGTTTTTTGAACAAGATCGTTTATCAAACGTCGGTCGTTTATTTGTTCTACTCCTCGATGCGCGCAGTATTGGTCGCATTGAACGTATTCATCTGCCAAATATTTTGCCAGATTTTTTTGCTACGCTGATATACGAAAGAAATCAAGACACTCTGCCCTGATCCAAATAATATCCAGCTATACAACTATTCTTTGGATATCTAGATTGGAATCCACAACAAGTAGCTCTCCGAGTTTCAATTCCTCCCATTTCTCATCATCAGTCAGTTTCTCCGATGAAATCAAAACAGCCTCCTCGCCCCATAAAGATTTGCTTCGAATCAACTGACCTGTTGAGGAATTATGTTCATAGGGACCACTTTCTTTTGAGCATCTTTTCAGAAAATATAGAGTGTAATGATTACGATTAGATGATGCATCCCTGAATGCATAAAGATTGTTGCCATCTGATAAAATGAAATTTAGTCCACTGTAATAGGATTTCTTGAGCACCTTGACCGCACTTCTTATCGAATCAACCATGTCGTGAGTTTTCTCAAGGAACTGCATGATCAGCAAAAAATACGCCTCGGAATCCGTCTGGCTATTTAATTCCTTTTTGAATCTATTGTCGAGATTCTCCAGAATCCAAATTCGATCTACACCCCCATTGTGGGCAAAAACAAAGTTCTTGTATACAAAAGGATGGGCGTTTTCGCTCGTTGGAGCTCCGTTGGTGGCATGTCTTACGTGAGAAACAATAATCTTAGAATTAACACTTTTTACTCTCTCAAATCGGTAATCCCTTTGATCTTCTTTACCTTCTTTGAAGAACTTTGGAACACCATTTTCATACCATCCGATTCCCCACCCATGAGGATTATCCCTAGTCAAACTCACAAATGGTTTATCTGCTCCAAAGAAAGAAAATTGGATATCGACAGGCCTATTAGCGATTATACCGAAGAGTCGGCACATACTATATCCCCAACCGTATGTGTAGCAAATAATCACTTGACTTTATTAGATTTTTCGAAATCGGCGTCTTGGCCTGGCATCCTCATTCTGATCGTATCCTCAAAATACCTGTCTGGGGTTTATCTAATCGTATGGACACCGACTCTTCAATACGTAAATAGAATAATTCCAGAATTGCCTCTTCTATTGTTTAGATTGAAAATGTTCTGTAGAAAAAAGCAAAAATTATGCAAGGGATATAGATAAAATGTAAGAAAGCATATCTCCGGTGATTGGAATTGAAACGAGAAGTAAATTAAACACATGATCAAACTGGAGGGACTGCCTTGGGAAGATCAAGATCCTCGATCGACGTCAAAAGAATCCTTGAATTAAGGCTGAACGGAATGAGCTACAGGCAGATCGCAAGGGAAATGGGTGTGTCGCATTCAACCGTTGCAAGAATTCTCAACGATGACTGCGAGGCCTGTCGTATTGATGCCGGAGGAGGACAATGCACTCGGAACTCCCCCGTTAGAAAACGGAAGATTGAGAACAGGAAATAAATTTTTACAATCGTCTTTGATTTTTGGTTGTACCAAAATCTCTTTTCTCTTTTCACAAATCGAAATTTCACCGCACATCGTTTCAATTAAGACATTAACAAAGTTTTTATTCATCTTGCTCACCTTGTAATTTACGATTGTTATGAAAATTGAACCTGATAGAAAGCTGGATTGCATTGGCCTTTTTTGCCCCGAACCTGTGTTTCGGACAAGAATGGAGCTTGACGAGATGCGTGTAGGAGAAGTTCTAGAGGTCTCAGCAGACGATCCAGCTGCAGAGGATGATATACGAAGCCTCGTAAGAAGCCTCGAACAGGAAGTCGTAAGTGTGGATAGAAAAGGTAACCAGGTTCGAATTTTGATAAGAAAAGTAAAATGATGAATTTTGGAGGCATGATGTTATGTCTGAAAAGAAAAAAATACTGTATGTACAGACAAGTGGATTGGATGCGCCAGAAAGAACTTATGCTCCGTTCATTTTGGCAACAACGGCTGCCATGATGAATATGGAGGCTACGATCTATTTCTTGATTAAAGGAGTCACAATAGTGAAAAAAGGAGAGGCAGAAAAAATCAAGCTCGGCGCCTTCCCTTCTTTAAAAGAAGTCATGGACCAGGCGGTAAAGGCAGGAGTGAAGCTCATGGTCTGCGAGCAGAGCTGCACTTTACTCGGAATTCCTCGTGGCGATTTCGAGCCCGAGGCCAAAATTGTAGGTGCAGCGACTCTGAATGATTTAGTCGTGAGTTCAGATGCCGTAATCTGCTTCTGATAGCTGATGTGCATGTCTATTGAGAAAAAAATTTACATGGATCACACGGCCGGAAAACCTGTGGATGGACGAGTCATCGAAGTGATGGCGGAATATATGCGATATCATTATGGCAACCCTGTTTCCATACATCCATTCGGCGAAGAGCCAAGGAGGGCTTTGGAGGAGGCACGCAAAAATATTGTAAATTTGATAAACGCTGGAAAGAAGGACATCATAGTTTTTACTTCAGGCGCCACCGAGAGCAACAACATGGCTATTAAAGGTGTGGCAAATCGCTATGCTGATCGAGGAAAACATGTGATAACCTCAAGCATCGAACATATGTCCGTTTTGAATCCGTGCAAATACCTCAAAACAAAGGGATTCGACTTAACATTCCTGCCAGTGGATCGGTATGGCGTCGTGAATATTGAAAGCCTCGAGCGCGAGTTGAGAAATGACACAATTCTCGTGTCGATTCAGTATGCGAACGGGGAAATTGGAACTATTCAGCCTATCAGAGTTATAAGTGAAATAGTACATAGGAAGAGCGCGCTGCTTCATGTGGACGCTACAGCAGCGATAGGACAGATTCCGATCGATGTGGAAAAGGACGGAATCGATCTTCTTACTCTTTCTTCAAACGACATTTATGGGCCTAAAGGCGTTGGCGCCCTCTTTCTTCGCGAGGGAGTACGCCTGGAACCGATTTTCCACGGTGGCGGCCAGGAAAGGGGACTGCGATCGGGAACAGAAAATGTGCCGGGAATTGCGGGATTTGGAAAAGCTGCCGAGATCGCAATGAAAGAGATGGAAGGAGAAAGTGCAAGACTAGCCAAGCTAAGGGATAAACTTATCAGGGGTTTGCTCGAATCCATACCTCATTCCTATCTAAACGGGCATGCGGTAAATCGCCTGCCAGACAACGCTGCGGTTAGATTCAGCTTCATAGAAGGGGAATCGATACTATTGAGCCTAAGCATGATAGGAGTGGCAGCATCGTCGGGGTCGGCGTGCACCACGAAAACTCTCGAGCCCTCGCATGTATTGATGGCAACGGGGCTGAAGCATGAGGAAGCACATGGCTCTATTTTATTTACACTTGGAAAACAGAACACAGAGGAAGAAGCCGATTATGTCATAAGCGCAATGCCCGGTATCATCAAGAGGTTGAGGGCGATGTCACCGTTGACACCGAAGGAGTTGGTGAGTTAATGTATAGCGATAAAGTTTTGGAGCATTTTAAAAATCCGCGAAACATGGGGGAGATCCCTGATGCTGATGGAATAGGGACTGTCGGGAATCCTGTTTGTGGAGACATGATGACGATCTACATCAAAGTGAGCGACGATAGGATTGAGGACATAAAATTCAAGACATTTGGCTGCGGAGCAGCTGTTGCCACAAGCAGCATGGTGACCGAACTCGCCAAAGGCAAAACCTTGGAAGAGGCATTGAAAATAACGAGAAAAGATGTAGCTGATGCGCTCGAGGGCCTCCCACCGGTCAAAATGCATTGTTCAAACCTAGCAGCAGATGCACTCAAAGCTGCCATAGAGGATTATTATAAGAAGAAAAGGACTAGGGAGGGCTCAAATTGAAGAAAGAATTTATTCGATGCGAATTCTGCAAGAGCGAGTTGCCATTCGAGATGTGCCAGCTGGCTGCTTATTCGGCGACAATCGATGGAAAAGAGTATGTTTTCTGTTGTAAGAACTGTGCTGATAGATTCGAGGTAAAAAGAAAAGCGAGTCTCAAATAAGGGAAGCACGAATAGAATTTCAATGTCGATATCTGGGCAACAATAAGGCAATCAATTATCGAAAGAAATGAAAAAACGTCTAGATTAAATTGTATTTCGATTCTCTCACCGGATGCGGGGCTTGAATCGATTTTCCTCTTCAGCTTTTGACCCTTCATTCAAGTTAGGATAATGAAATAATTCTCGAACACGCGTGATGAGGCTTTGCTGGTGTGAGAGAATTCGTCTGCTTGACTGATTCGTCGATACGGGTGCGAGGGAAATAGGTACCAGCATTGACGCAGAACGATGCATTTTTCCAGTACAACTCAATACACATGCAGGTAGACTTCTGGTACTGCGTCCCGAGTTGTATCAGAGGTTCGCAAGATAAACGGCATTCTTATCTGAAAATCTCGATAGGCATAACACCTGGTTAGCTTTTGGAGCGTTTCGAGAAGCGCTCTTTAAATATTGAGAATGAAATCAGACGAGAACATGGAGAAAACGAGAGTGATAAAGTGGGGGATATTTGGAGTCGCAGTTGTCGCGATCATTGTGTTGCTTTTCGTATATGTAAAAGTTCCCCCAGTCGCACAAGTGACGGATTGGGAAATCAAAGCCGACGGAACGGTAGCTTATCTTTATTTCGATTACGAGTCAAAGGATATGCTTAAGGCGGAACTTGTCGATCCAGAAGGACACATCACTGGCACAACGATGATTTCGCCCATGGGTGTGAGGGCAAAACTTCCAGCATGCGCGGATCGGGAGAGCGTGAAACCTGGACAATATACACTACGTTTCCTAGATCCATTCGGCAATGTGGTTTATCAAAAGGAAATTGAAATCTATGGACCGTCGGTCGAGGTTAACAATGTAAAAATTAGATACTATGGTTCTCAGAGTTCAAATTACATCGATAACATAACGATTGAATTCGAAAACACAGGCGATTCCCCATTGTACATCCACAAAATAATTGGCAAGATTAATGGTGAAGAGCAGCTCAATGCTTATGTCTCGCGGTACGTGAATTGCGGGATCTCAACACTCTCCATGAACGTGTATTCCAATCCGATTCCATCTGGAACCCACGATCTTGTGTTGGAGTTCATCGATGAGAACGATAGCGTTATTCTGACAAAGACTGTGCAGATCTATGTCTGAGCGAATCTTTATCCTCTTTTAGATGTCCGTATCTTCGTAAGTTCCAGCGTATTTTTTTCAACAATTAGTCAGGATTTCAATGGTACATGTACAAAACACATGGCTTTTTTGGATCCGTTTTGTAAGGCAGGTATCTAGCGCGTGAGAATAAGAAAGAACTTTTGTGCTATCATGGAAGAGCATTACAATTTCTTAAAAGAAGGCAAAGGGATTGTTTTTTCCTCACGGTCTTCCTCAAAAAATGAAACATAAGATGAAGAATAGATTTTATTGTTGGAGATCCATGATTGAACTACCTGAGATATGTTCAATTTGATGTGTTTTTCAGAGCTGGCTCTTCATAATCCCGCTTAGATTTTTCTTTGATGCCCTTTACTCTAGCTTTCTTATCTGACAATACTCCACGCAGGGGTTTTATGGGACTTAAGGGGTCATTAGTTCTTGATCTGCAATTCAAGGATCGTCAAGAAATCTTATAAAGAGCTGTTTTGGCGCTGATCATTTTCTGCAAGAGCATTGTTTATAATAGATGCGGTATTAAAGTAGGCAGACGTGTTTTGGATATTAAAATGCCTAGACATCCCTTTAATGTACGAAGGTGAACTTTGTTCGATAGTTTACTGGACATGGTGACAAATCGATGCAAAGCTGATTGAAAAAGAGAGCCACCATATCATTCGCATTTGCCGGAAGAAATAAACAACAGAAGTAGTGCCGGCCACCTTAGGAATCACAAAAATCGGCGAAAGAGGTCCGTTCGTCGATCTTAAAATTGAGCATGCTCTCCATTGCAACATCATCATTGGTGGATTAACTGGACCTTTGAAAATTTCCAGATATCTGGCCGTTTTCTGACAATTCTTAGTTCAATTAGAAAGACATTTCAAAGGATATGATATGTTTTTCCAATTTCAATTACTGGTGCCTCTTTTGAACTCCTTACCTATACTCCAGGGTTTGGCTAATCTTTCGCCGAGACGGTAATACGATCGGTCTGTCATCGAGAACAAAATAGGCCGGAGTTTCGAGAAATCCAAATTAGCGCCGGTCATCACCTTCTCATCGCAATATGTTTCTATGATCTTCCCGACGAATAAATCATGATTGGGAAAGTCAATTATTGAGACGAGTTCACATTCCATGCAAACTGGGCACTCTTCGATCATTGGGGCCGTCTTAAGTTTCCCGTAAAATGTCTTGAAAAGAGTAGACTTGTCTTCGTCTCTTCCAGATACAAGTCCACAATAATCGGTCACCTTCACCATGTCCTCCGTTGGGATGTTGACGCTGAAGCATTTGGTTTCCCTTATACCCAAATTAGTGTAGTGTTTTTTATTCACACTTATGGTAATAGATCCGAAATCAGCTATGCCAACGTGAGCAATCGCAGCATAATTCGGTTTCCCGTTGACCAATGCACCAACAAGCACCGTCGGCATAGGGTATAGACAATTCTTTGCATTGATTTCTTTTTTCATTTGATTGGCCTCCGTTCTGGATATGTTGCATGATGTTTATCCTATTTTCCCCTCTTCAATATTAACAAACGCGCCTTCGATGCCACATCATCAAGCAGCCATTCTAGAGATTTTAAACCCAAAAAAATTTAGCAACAAGTGAGAGCATACTAGGAGAATTCCTAAAGAGGTTGGGTGCAAGATATATTTCTTCTGCTGTCAGAACGTGGAAAGCTATCTTCGGGTGTCTCATAGAAAAGTAGAGTGGGGATCCGAGGAACATCTCTTACCTTGAAGACGACTAGCTAGAAGCTAAAAGTGTTCAAAATCAGGCACCTCTCGCTGCGGAGGGGGTTGCGAATATCTCGTCCGATGAAACCCTTTTCTCTTTTTTTTCTTTTTGCAGGCAGTCGATTTATTACAGATAATCATCTTATTACCCTTGGTCTTTTGTGATAAATCTTTCACTGTGCAGACAGTAAAATCGTGTCCAAAAAAAAAACAATGTGGAGGTTATCTAGAATTAACCACATAAAAAATGGTCTTTTGAGAGCTGATTATTTTATCATGGTTCCAGTGAGAGCGGAATTGTGGTGGAAATTGAATTGAGATAGCATTCCTAATAAAGGCCAAGACACACCCACGATTATGAGAATTCTCGAAAAGAGTAACAGGATCGAAATTAGATATGTCGCCAAGCAGGGCTTGCAATCTGCAGCGTGAATCTGAATCCATAGACGCTCTGAATTTGATTACCAATAGGTGCATCCAGGCCTCCAATTTCCAAATCGCATAACAGCCTGGAATATGAACGGCAACGTCTTGTCGCTACCAAAAGAAGCACAGGAAGAAAAATTGAAAGTCTAAACATGGAGGTTGAATAAAAAATACACAAATGATAGGCATCAAATACTCTTTACTACTTGATGAACGGGTTTAAAAGTAATCTGATTGATTGAAGACATACAAGTTGCTATTGAAAAAGATCACAAGGATTGAAACTCCGTTGATACAAAACATTTTTAGAAAAGTGCTTCAAGAAATTACTGGTTGAAGGGGGATTTCCTAAATGCCAGATATTTCGCTCATTTCTTTTCAAATTTCTTAAGAATGCTTTTGGGTTTATTCTTGCTTTTAGGCCGATTTAACTTTTCAATGGTGATTGATGGGTTGATCCCCGTATGAAGGTTGCGTTGTTTTTAGCGATTCAAATATTGTATTTTGTCTCTGAAAGTTCTTGCTTTAAAGTTATGGTTTTCGTTTTTTCATCGCCCGAAGATTAAACATGACTTTCTCTGATTATGGAGTGAAAGCGGTTATCTTCGAGCTGTCGAGGATATTGGCTACCTAAGTTCTGATGATCTTGCAAATTCTGTTTCTTTAAGTTTTAGCGTCATTTTGCTGTCTCTAAGTTCTTGCGCAAAATAGCTGACAAGTTATTATTTTATTTCCCTGCATGAGAACATACCGTTTTCTTCGAACATTATGAGGAGTTGTGGCACTGTGGCTTCTTTGTTAAGCATAGAGAGCGTTTCAGTTGCCATTTGCAATGCAGTCAAGTTTTGTGGGTTATTTGGATTCGCTCTTAAACTTTCCAGAACACTTGAGCCAACGAGAGGATCTGATTATCTATGCGTAGAATCTCTTAGAGAATTTTCCACGGATGAAAGTAGCAAATACAGATAATAAATATATAACTGAGGAGGCGATTAATAAATAAATGCGTCTTACGCTTGAATTCGCCTTTGATCGGCAACTAAGACTTCCAATCCAGTATAATTATCAAATCCAGAGTTTATTATATAATAATATTTCGCCAGAATTAGCAGAATTTCTTCATGACCATGGTTTTCATGCCGGGAAACGCAGATTTAAGCTTTTTACTTTTTCGAGACTTCAAGGTAAATTCTTTTTTGAGGCAGGAAACGGGACGATGATTTTTAGACCTCCTGTTTACATAACAATCAGTTCTCCAGTCGAGAGATTTGTTAGCGAACTTGCAAATTCACTACTTCAAAAGGAAGATCTATTGCTGTGTAAGAATAGGATTCATGTAAAATCGATCAGAGTGCATCCTGAACCAGAGTTAACACGAGATATTAAGATAAAGATGATATCACCTCTCACTGTTTATAGCACATTAATGACGGCCGATGGTAGGAAGAAAACTTACTACTATTCACCTTATGAGGACGAATTTGCAGAAATGGTTGATGAAAATTTGAGAAAAAAATATTTCGCGCTTTATCGAAAATCACCGAGAGCAAAAAAATTGGAAATCACCCCGATCAGCAAGCCGCATCTGAAGATATTAAATTATAGAGGAACTGTTATAAAAGCATGGCTCGGACTATTTCATTTGAGCGGAAACTTAAAAATACTCAAGTTAGCATATGATACAGGTGTGGGGAGTAAGAATTCGCAAGGCTTTGGCATGTTTGAGGTAGTCGAATGATAGAAGCCATTTGGAATATCGGCAAATATGTAAGCGAAAAAGAGAAGAAGAATGGCGTAGAAGACGATTTGGTGGAGATTTACATTGACCGTTCTAAACTTCAAAAAACGAAGAAAATTTTATGCATAGTGTTGTGCGAGAGTATGGAAGACATTGAATACAAAGGCATAGCCGTTGAAGATTATTCTTCTGAGAAACCCGTACTTTACCGGCCGCGCTCTCCAAATGGTCCTGATATTCTACCATGTTCAATCATTACCGAACCAATAAAAACTTTCAACAAAAAATTATTGGCATGGTTTGAGAAATATAAGGACTTGGATGAGCGTTTTGACAAAATCTACATGACACTTAACGAAAATAAGAATTTGATTGAAAGTGAATTGAGTGAAGTTTACAAGAGTTTAAGGGTAGATAAGAAAAATGGCATCGACGAGAGAACTAATGCATTACTCACAATAAAATTCGTTGAAAACGGGGAGGAAAAGCATCTTGGAGAAGATCAATCTTTCAGAGAGATTTTTTCAAGGTTGTCAAGAGAACGCTATTATTTATATGAGGAGGGCGAATCGAGAGGAAATGGAATCTGTCGGTTATGCGGGCAAGAGAAGGAATTGGGAGGATATGTCCTCGCATCTCTTGGATTTAAATTCGCTACACCGGACAAACCTGGTTTCACCCCAAATCTCTGTAGATGTGATTATTGGAAATCTATACAAATTTGTTATGATTGTGCGGAAATCATTGAATGGGGAAAAAGATTTCTTGATGAGAATTTGAGTTTTCCGAAAGAGGACAATTTCTTGGGATGTCGTTACTATGTAATTCCAAAGTTTGTTTTTGGCCAGATGTTCGATGAACTCTATAATGTAATAATGTCCGGCCCCTACAAGAACAAGGACTATGATGAGGGGCTTTTAACAAAGGAGGATTGGATTGAAATTGAAATCGCAAAGAAAGAGGATGTTCTGAGCTTGATCTTCTTATTCTACGACAAAGACCAAAGCAGGTTCTTAATTCACCAATACATTGAGGATGTTGTCCCGTCGTGGCTTAAGCAAATTGACGAATCTCAGAAAAAAATCAGAAAAATGCCAATTTTCCAAGAAGAAGCCGTAAAGAAGATTTTCGGCAAAGACAGCGTAGGAAATTTTGTCGCATTTAGATACGGAAATGATCGGGGCCTCGGGCGAGCGGGAAATAACTGGTATGCAGTTTTTTTACGCTCTTTTTTCAATTCTAGAGATGCAACAGGCAACTATGGTGATGAATTCAGATCAGTAATCGGTGCCATTCTCTCAAGCAAGAAAATCAGCCGTGAAATGGTGATTACGTCGTTTGTGAGGGAAATCACTGACAGTGTCCGAAAAAGAAAAATCTTCGATTTCCACACTTTATGTATTAAATCGTTTATGCTCTTGCTTTTCTTGGGGGACCTTAAATTGATTGATGTAAGTTGCATGGGAGGGAATAAAAAGATGGAAGAAACGAAGGAAAAAGTAGGTTCATCAAGGAGTCTTTTAGAGAGAATCGATGAATTTTTCAAAGATTATGGGATTACAGGGGAAGATAGGCGCGCCGCCTTTTGTGTCGGTATGTTAGCAGACCGTGTTCTGGAAGTCCAGAGAAAGGAGAGAGAAAAGAAATTTGGAGAAGAACCATTTTGGGAAAAATTACACGATCTGAGGTTAGATGAGTCGCGAATTAAAAGCATCTATCGTGACTCACTAGCAAAGCTAAGACAGTATAAAAGAGCATACCAGAGTTTAGAGGAGGTCGTCGGTATTCATCTTGCGGCCGCGGAGAGTAAGTGGAAATCCTCAAGAGACGATATAAGCTATTTTTTTGCGCTGGGGATGACGCTTTCAAAATTGCTTATATATGCGGACAATGAGGAGAAGGAAATGTGGGTATAAGGAGGAAGACCTATGGTTGTTGAAAGAAGATCGGAGATTTTGTTCCTGTATGATGTGCGCGACGCTAATCCGAATGGCGATCCAGACGAAAATAAACCGCGCATAGACGAAGAGACGGAAATCAATATCGTCACCGATGTAAGGCTGAAGCGGACCATAAGAGATTATCTTTCGGACTACCTGAATTGCAATATCTGGGTAAA contains these protein-coding regions:
- a CDS encoding DNA alkylation repair protein, with protein sequence MNSEEREYESIFNELKKLCRPEAAEGMARFGIKSTNVYGVSIPNLRRMARKIGRNHSLAQPLWSSAIHEARILASMIDDPDQVTEKQMDCWIKDFDSWDLCDQCCMNLFRKTSVAWKKAIEWAEERTGEFERHAGFALMACLAWYDKESSDEDFLSFLTVIEQGADDERNYVKKAVNWALRNIGKRNQYLNRRAIETAAKIAKTDSRSAKWIAADAIRELTSDAVKGRLDMIRDAEEVSR
- a CDS encoding cupin domain-containing protein → MKVFSVGDAKTFQNVHGVDARKIYDSEHAEVIHMALAPGQSLKKHTTPVDVFFYILEGKGIVEIGDEAEEVKRDMLIDSPKGIPHLVRNTGDSLLRFLVIKVPKQKEPTKVHQ
- a CDS encoding class II glutamine amidotransferase — its product is MCRLFGIIANRPVDIQFSFFGADKPFVSLTRDNPHGWGIGWYENGVPKFFKEGKEDQRDYRFERVKSVNSKIIVSHVRHATNGAPTSENAHPFVYKNFVFAHNGGVDRIWILENLDNRFKKELNSQTDSEAYFLLIMQFLEKTHDMVDSIRSAVKVLKKSYYSGLNFILSDGNNLYAFRDASSNRNHYTLYFLKRCSKESGPYEHNSSTGQLIRSKSLWGEEAVLISSEKLTDDEKWEELKLGELLVVDSNLDIQRIVV
- a CDS encoding helix-turn-helix domain-containing protein, translated to MGRSRSSIDVKRILELRLNGMSYRQIAREMGVSHSTVARILNDDCEACRIDAGGGQCTRNSPVRKRKIENRK
- a CDS encoding sulfurtransferase TusA family protein; translation: MKIEPDRKLDCIGLFCPEPVFRTRMELDEMRVGEVLEVSADDPAAEDDIRSLVRSLEQEVVSVDRKGNQVRILIRKVK
- a CDS encoding DsrE family protein, whose product is MSEKKKILYVQTSGLDAPERTYAPFILATTAAMMNMEATIYFLIKGVTIVKKGEAEKIKLGAFPSLKEVMDQAVKAGVKLMVCEQSCTLLGIPRGDFEPEAKIVGAATLNDLVVSSDAVICF
- a CDS encoding cysteine desulfurase family protein, whose translation is MDHTAGKPVDGRVIEVMAEYMRYHYGNPVSIHPFGEEPRRALEEARKNIVNLINAGKKDIIVFTSGATESNNMAIKGVANRYADRGKHVITSSIEHMSVLNPCKYLKTKGFDLTFLPVDRYGVVNIESLERELRNDTILVSIQYANGEIGTIQPIRVISEIVHRKSALLHVDATAAIGQIPIDVEKDGIDLLTLSSNDIYGPKGVGALFLREGVRLEPIFHGGGQERGLRSGTENVPGIAGFGKAAEIAMKEMEGESARLAKLRDKLIRGLLESIPHSYLNGHAVNRLPDNAAVRFSFIEGESILLSLSMIGVAASSGSACTTKTLEPSHVLMATGLKHEEAHGSILFTLGKQNTEEEADYVISAMPGIIKRLRAMSPLTPKELVS
- the nifU gene encoding Fe-S cluster assembly scaffold protein NifU encodes the protein MYSDKVLEHFKNPRNMGEIPDADGIGTVGNPVCGDMMTIYIKVSDDRIEDIKFKTFGCGAAVATSSMVTELAKGKTLEEALKITRKDVADALEGLPPVKMHCSNLAADALKAAIEDYYKKKRTREGSN
- a CDS encoding flavin reductase family protein, with the translated sequence MKKEINAKNCLYPMPTVLVGALVNGKPNYAAIAHVGIADFGSITISVNKKHYTNLGIRETKCFSVNIPTEDMVKVTDYCGLVSGRDEDKSTLFKTFYGKLKTAPMIEECPVCMECELVSIIDFPNHDLFVGKIIETYCDEKVMTGANLDFSKLRPILFSMTDRSYYRLGERLAKPWSIGKEFKRGTSN
- the cas6 gene encoding CRISPR-associated endoribonuclease Cas6 encodes the protein MRLTLEFAFDRQLRLPIQYNYQIQSLLYNNISPELAEFLHDHGFHAGKRRFKLFTFSRLQGKFFFEAGNGTMIFRPPVYITISSPVERFVSELANSLLQKEDLLLCKNRIHVKSIRVHPEPELTRDIKIKMISPLTVYSTLMTADGRKKTYYYSPYEDEFAEMVDENLRKKYFALYRKSPRAKKLEITPISKPHLKILNYRGTVIKAWLGLFHLSGNLKILKLAYDTGVGSKNSQGFGMFEVVE